The Frondihabitans australicus genome includes a region encoding these proteins:
- a CDS encoding APC family permease — MLTRPRQGVGSSVVTNDVRSPKRWLIGEPLSSEKLEHQLLPKHLALPIFASDPLSSVAYAPQEMLMILLIGGLGFLTLAPWVATAVVVLLIVVVLSYRQLVKAYPSGGGDYEVARTNLGEKAGLVVASALLVDYVMTVAVSIASGVDNIISAVPELNEFRVEMAIFFVILLAGVNLRGVRESGKAFAVPTYLFIASVFVMVVVGLLRTAAGHAPVAESASYTVQGDNVAHAAFVLLILRAFASGCSALTGVEAIANGVPAFRFPKVKNAQKTLALMGGTAIVLFAGLTTVSLIAKVHYAESSCDLVGLKNCATAVQPSLISQVATAVFGADSIPFFLIQAVTAAVLLLAANTAFNGFPLLGSILARDTYAPKALNSRGDRLIYSNGVIALAVIASVILLIFRANVTQLIQLYIIGVFVSFTLGQSGMVRHWIRLLRDPETTGRGQIKRSLVINLFGAILTFTVLIVVTITKFTHGAWIVFVVMPILWLLMLGVNRYYRDVEVEVEVDATTTFGASGDHAIVLVGKMQKPVLKAIDYAIAARHDTLEAIHVSVEPEATEKLQAQWDAMNIDVPLIIIPSPYRDVAVPVIKYIKAHREEFGAEVVTVYTPIYIVGHWWEAILHNHRSRRIRQKLMLAHGVTVALVPWLLDSSELLYGRRSRTWAFPGQARSGEPRRPEMPVKRGAQDREVGAAARSTARNSASAPSKKGQDEGSLR, encoded by the coding sequence ATGTTGACACGTCCTCGTCAGGGCGTAGGCTCGTCCGTCGTGACAAACGACGTACGGTCGCCGAAACGGTGGCTGATCGGCGAGCCGCTGTCGTCGGAGAAGCTCGAGCACCAGCTCCTCCCGAAGCACCTCGCCCTCCCCATCTTCGCGAGCGACCCGCTGAGCTCCGTGGCCTACGCGCCGCAGGAGATGCTGATGATCCTGCTCATCGGCGGACTCGGCTTCCTGACGCTCGCCCCGTGGGTGGCCACGGCGGTCGTCGTGCTGCTCATCGTCGTCGTGCTGTCGTACCGGCAGCTCGTGAAGGCCTACCCGTCCGGCGGCGGCGACTACGAGGTCGCGCGCACGAACCTCGGCGAGAAGGCCGGCCTCGTCGTCGCGTCGGCGCTCCTGGTCGACTACGTCATGACGGTCGCGGTGTCGATCGCGTCCGGCGTCGACAACATCATCTCCGCCGTGCCCGAGCTCAACGAGTTCCGCGTCGAGATGGCGATCTTCTTCGTGATCCTGCTGGCCGGAGTGAACCTCCGCGGCGTCCGCGAGTCCGGCAAGGCGTTCGCCGTGCCGACCTATCTCTTCATCGCCAGCGTGTTCGTCATGGTCGTCGTCGGCCTCCTCCGCACGGCCGCCGGCCACGCCCCGGTCGCCGAGAGCGCGTCGTACACGGTGCAGGGCGACAACGTGGCTCACGCCGCGTTCGTCCTGCTGATCCTGCGCGCCTTCGCCTCGGGCTGCTCGGCGCTCACCGGCGTCGAGGCCATCGCGAACGGCGTGCCCGCCTTCCGGTTCCCGAAGGTCAAGAACGCGCAGAAGACCCTGGCGCTCATGGGCGGCACGGCGATCGTGCTGTTCGCCGGTCTCACCACGGTGTCGCTCATCGCGAAGGTGCACTACGCCGAGTCGTCGTGCGACCTCGTCGGGCTGAAGAACTGCGCCACGGCCGTGCAGCCGAGCCTCATCTCGCAGGTCGCGACGGCGGTGTTCGGCGCCGACAGCATCCCGTTCTTCCTGATCCAGGCCGTGACGGCCGCAGTGCTCCTCCTCGCCGCGAACACCGCGTTCAACGGCTTCCCCCTCCTCGGCTCGATCCTCGCCCGCGACACGTACGCGCCGAAAGCCCTCAACAGCCGCGGCGACCGGCTCATCTACTCGAACGGCGTGATCGCCCTCGCGGTGATCGCCAGCGTGATCCTGCTCATCTTCCGCGCCAACGTCACTCAGCTGATCCAGCTGTACATCATCGGCGTCTTCGTCTCGTTCACGCTCGGGCAGTCGGGCATGGTCCGGCACTGGATCCGCCTGCTCCGCGATCCCGAGACGACCGGCCGCGGCCAGATCAAGCGGTCGCTCGTGATCAACCTGTTCGGGGCGATCCTCACCTTCACGGTGCTCATCGTCGTGACGATCACGAAGTTCACGCACGGCGCCTGGATCGTCTTCGTCGTCATGCCGATCCTGTGGCTGCTCATGCTCGGCGTGAACCGCTACTACCGCGACGTCGAGGTCGAGGTCGAGGTCGACGCCACGACGACCTTCGGCGCCTCGGGCGACCACGCGATCGTCCTCGTCGGCAAGATGCAGAAGCCGGTGCTCAAGGCCATCGACTACGCGATCGCGGCCCGCCACGACACGCTCGAGGCGATCCACGTCTCCGTCGAGCCGGAGGCGACCGAGAAGCTCCAGGCCCAGTGGGACGCCATGAACATCGACGTGCCCCTCATCATCATCCCGTCGCCGTACCGCGACGTCGCCGTGCCGGTCATCAAGTACATCAAGGCCCACCGCGAAGAGTTCGGGGCCGAGGTCGTCACCGTCTACACCCCGATCTACATCGTCGGCCACTGGTGGGAGGCGATCCTGCACAACCACCGCTCGCGCCGTATCCGGCAGAAGCTGATGCTCGCCCACGGCGTCACCGTCGCGCTCGTGCCGTGGCTGCTCGACTCGTCCGAGCTGCTCTACGGACGACGCTCGCGCACGTGGGCGTTCCCGGGCCAAGCGCGCAGCGGCGAGCCCCGCCGACCCGAGATGCCGGTCAAGCGAGGGGCGCAGGATCGCGAAGTCGGCGCGGCCGCACGCTCCACGGCCCGCAACAGCGCGTCCGCCCCCTCCAAGAAAGGCCAGGACGAGGGCAGTCTGCGGTAA
- a CDS encoding MerR family transcriptional regulator yields the protein MEYGIQEVARIAGVSSRTLRHYDQVGLLPALRSERNGYRVYDDASLGRLQRILLLRDLGVGLDEVRRILEHPGDRVSALETHRSLLEGERERLDRMIASVDHTLGAWREGEEAMAEKMFDGFDHTRFEGEVRERWGADRQRASSDWWEALGDDGREAHRAEQRAIAAGFAALADEGVDPASPEARSLARRQLDWVSAAWGGRRPTAAEFEGLAEMYVSDPRFASAYAPATGYVRDALASFARDELE from the coding sequence ATGGAGTACGGCATTCAGGAGGTCGCGCGGATCGCGGGAGTCTCGAGTCGCACGCTGCGGCACTACGACCAGGTCGGGCTCCTGCCGGCCCTGCGGTCGGAGCGGAACGGCTACCGGGTCTACGACGACGCATCGCTGGGCAGGCTTCAGCGGATCCTGCTGCTCCGCGATCTCGGGGTGGGGCTGGACGAGGTCCGCAGGATCCTGGAGCACCCCGGCGACCGCGTCTCGGCCCTCGAGACGCACCGCTCCCTCCTCGAGGGGGAGCGGGAGCGCCTGGACCGCATGATCGCATCGGTGGACCACACCCTCGGCGCCTGGAGAGAAGGAGAAGAGGCCATGGCCGAGAAGATGTTCGACGGGTTCGACCACACCCGGTTCGAGGGAGAGGTGCGCGAGCGCTGGGGCGCGGACCGCCAGAGGGCCTCGTCGGACTGGTGGGAGGCGCTCGGCGACGACGGACGCGAGGCGCACCGGGCCGAGCAGCGCGCGATCGCCGCGGGGTTCGCGGCGCTCGCCGACGAAGGAGTCGACCCGGCGTCGCCCGAGGCGCGATCTCTCGCCCGGCGGCAGCTGGACTGGGTGTCGGCCGCGTGGGGCGGGCGTCGGCCGACCGCCGCCGAGTTCGAGGGCCTCGCCGAGATGTACGTGAGCGACCCGCGGTTCGCGAGCGCCTATGCTCCTGCGACCGGCTACGTCAGGGACGCCCTGGCCTCGTTCGCCCGCGACGAACTGGAGTAG
- a CDS encoding efflux RND transporter permease subunit, with protein sequence MHFLSIFSLRNRALIALITIVVAIFGGYALTSLKQELIPDITLPQVAIVTSYPGASPQVVSDSVSSPIEKAIQVIPGLQTTTATSQTSTSTIQASFDYGTDIPQAEEKIQQAIDATTLPDSVQTQVVAGDLSDLPVVEIAVTGGPSDKQKLVDDLNNITVPALQKLDGVNQATVYGDAGQRVTIQPDASKLAAVGLSTSAIKDALDDNGTLVPGGQITQNGKTLSIQSGSRLTSVTQVENLPLVGAKSPVTGAAVATAIKDVATVKLTSAPVTSISRVNGKDALTIAVTKTQDSNTVDVSKTIRNDIPSLLSNLNDGVKMTVVFDQAPFIQQSITSLATEGGLGLLFAVIVIFLFLFSFRSTIVTAISIPTSVLITFIGLLATGYTINILTLGALTIAVGRVVDDSIVVTENIKRHLVPGVPRVQAITAAVREVASAVTASTLTTVVVFLPLAFVQSEVGELFRPFALTVVIALLGSLFVSLTIVPVLSYWFMRAGKEHRHVEASPVSGGEVARGGERLRRGYLPILSWTLKFKKLTLLFAVLVLAGSGAAATLLTTNFLGSSGQNTLSISQKLPAGTSLTAQSDAAKKVETALESVKQVQTVQLTIGSSGNSFAAFLGGGDDSTVTYQITTDENADQDALTATIRSKMDALRGAGDITVEPSSGFGSSNDIEVDVTANDASTLTTAANRVEKAMQGIPSAAGVTSNLSKAQPLIGISVDRVAAASYGLSEIEVGGLVSQEVQPTDVGSLEISGATVDIYTTPTSPPTTLSALKDLTIPTARGVIPLSKVATVTQTNGPASITTENAVRSATITITPASNDLSAANSQVSKALAGVSLPRGASAAIGGVTSQQTTAFQDLGIALIVAILVVYIVMVATFKSLLQPLLLLVSIPFAATGAILLQVGANIPLGVPSLIGVLMLVGIVVTNAIVLIDLVNQYRRNGLSVHDALVEGASRRLRPILMTALATIFALTPLALGLTGHSSFISQPLAIVVIGGLLSSTVLTLIVLPALYAWVFGALERRAARRASADGALSAQALPSRQ encoded by the coding sequence GTGCACTTCCTCTCGATCTTCAGCCTCCGCAACCGCGCGCTCATCGCGCTGATCACGATCGTCGTCGCGATCTTCGGCGGCTACGCTCTGACGTCGCTGAAGCAGGAGCTGATCCCCGACATCACCCTGCCGCAGGTCGCGATCGTGACCAGCTACCCGGGCGCGTCGCCCCAGGTGGTGAGCGACTCGGTGTCGTCGCCGATCGAGAAGGCGATCCAGGTGATCCCGGGGCTGCAGACGACCACGGCGACCTCGCAGACCTCGACGTCGACGATCCAGGCGTCGTTCGACTACGGCACCGACATCCCGCAGGCCGAGGAGAAGATCCAGCAGGCGATCGACGCCACGACGCTGCCCGACTCGGTGCAGACGCAGGTCGTGGCGGGCGATCTCAGCGACCTGCCGGTGGTCGAGATCGCGGTGACGGGCGGGCCGAGCGACAAGCAGAAGCTCGTCGACGACCTGAACAACATCACCGTTCCGGCGCTGCAGAAGCTCGACGGCGTGAATCAGGCGACCGTCTACGGCGACGCCGGGCAGCGCGTCACGATCCAGCCCGACGCCTCGAAGCTCGCGGCGGTGGGACTGTCGACGAGTGCCATTAAGGACGCCCTCGACGACAACGGCACCCTCGTGCCCGGCGGGCAGATCACTCAGAACGGCAAGACGCTGTCGATCCAGTCGGGGTCGCGGCTGACCAGCGTCACGCAGGTCGAGAATCTCCCGCTGGTCGGAGCCAAGTCGCCCGTCACCGGCGCGGCCGTGGCGACCGCCATCAAGGACGTCGCGACGGTGAAGCTGACGAGCGCGCCGGTGACCTCGATCTCGCGGGTGAACGGCAAGGACGCCCTCACGATCGCCGTCACCAAGACGCAGGACTCCAACACGGTCGACGTCTCGAAGACGATCCGGAACGACATCCCCTCGCTGCTGTCGAACCTGAACGACGGCGTGAAGATGACCGTCGTCTTCGACCAGGCGCCGTTCATCCAGCAGTCGATCACGTCGCTCGCGACCGAGGGCGGCCTGGGTCTCCTCTTCGCCGTGATCGTGATCTTCCTGTTCCTCTTCTCTTTCCGCTCGACGATCGTCACCGCGATCAGCATCCCGACGAGCGTGCTCATCACGTTCATCGGCCTGCTCGCCACCGGCTACACGATCAACATCCTCACCCTCGGTGCGCTCACGATCGCCGTCGGCCGCGTCGTCGACGACTCCATCGTCGTCACCGAGAACATCAAGAGGCATCTCGTGCCCGGGGTGCCCCGGGTGCAGGCGATCACGGCCGCCGTCCGCGAGGTCGCCTCGGCCGTCACGGCGTCGACGCTCACCACCGTCGTCGTCTTCCTGCCGCTCGCCTTCGTGCAGAGCGAGGTCGGCGAGCTGTTCCGGCCGTTCGCGCTCACCGTCGTCATCGCCCTGCTCGGGTCGCTGTTCGTCTCGCTGACGATCGTGCCGGTGCTGTCGTATTGGTTCATGCGGGCGGGCAAGGAGCATCGCCACGTGGAGGCCTCCCCGGTCTCGGGCGGCGAGGTGGCACGGGGTGGGGAGCGGTTGCGCCGGGGGTACCTGCCGATCCTGAGCTGGACCCTGAAGTTCAAGAAGCTGACTCTGCTGTTCGCGGTGCTCGTGCTCGCGGGGTCGGGTGCCGCCGCCACGCTGCTGACGACCAACTTCCTCGGGTCGTCGGGGCAGAACACGCTGTCGATCTCGCAGAAGCTGCCTGCGGGCACGTCGCTCACCGCGCAGTCCGACGCCGCGAAGAAGGTCGAGACCGCCCTGGAGTCGGTGAAGCAGGTGCAGACCGTGCAGTTGACCATCGGGTCGAGCGGCAACTCGTTCGCGGCGTTCCTCGGTGGCGGCGACGACTCGACCGTCACCTACCAGATCACCACCGACGAGAACGCCGACCAGGACGCCCTGACCGCGACGATCCGGTCGAAGATGGACGCGCTTCGCGGTGCGGGGGACATCACCGTCGAGCCCTCGAGCGGGTTCGGGTCGAGCAACGACATCGAGGTCGACGTCACCGCGAACGACGCCTCGACGCTGACCACGGCGGCGAACCGGGTCGAGAAGGCGATGCAGGGCATCCCGTCGGCGGCGGGCGTGACGAGCAACCTGTCGAAGGCGCAGCCGCTGATCGGCATCTCGGTCGATCGCGTCGCGGCGGCGTCGTACGGGCTCAGCGAGATCGAGGTCGGCGGGCTCGTGTCGCAGGAGGTGCAGCCCACCGACGTCGGGTCGCTCGAGATCAGCGGCGCCACCGTCGACATCTACACGACGCCGACCTCGCCGCCGACGACGCTGTCGGCGCTCAAGGACCTGACGATCCCGACCGCGCGCGGCGTCATCCCGCTCTCCAAGGTCGCCACCGTCACGCAGACGAACGGGCCCGCGTCGATCACGACCGAGAACGCGGTGCGGAGCGCGACGATCACCATCACGCCGGCGTCGAACGACCTGTCGGCCGCGAACTCGCAGGTGTCGAAGGCGCTCGCCGGGGTGTCGCTGCCCCGGGGCGCGTCCGCGGCGATCGGCGGCGTGACGTCGCAGCAGACGACGGCGTTCCAGGATCTCGGGATCGCGCTGATCGTGGCGATCCTGGTCGTCTACATCGTGATGGTGGCGACGTTCAAGAGCCTGCTGCAGCCGCTGCTGCTGCTCGTGTCGATCCCGTTCGCGGCGACCGGCGCGATTCTGCTGCAGGTCGGGGCGAACATCCCGCTCGGGGTCCCGTCGCTGATCGGCGTTCTCATGCTCGTCGGGATCGTGGTCACGAACGCGATCGTGCTCATCGACCTCGTCAACCAGTACCGGCGCAACGGGCTGTCGGTGCACGATGCGCTGGTCGAGGGGGCCTCGCGGAGGCTCCGGCCGATCCTCATGACCGCCCTCGCGACGATCTTCGCGCTGACGCCGCTCGCGCTCGGCCTCACCGGCCACTCGTCGTTCATCTCGCAGCCGCTCGCCATCGTCGTGATCGGCGGCCTGCTGTCGTCGACAGTGCTGACGCTGATCGTGCTGCCGGCCCTGTACGCCTGGGTGTTCGGGGCGCTCGAGCGGCGGGCGGCGAGGCGTGCGTCCGCGGACGGCGCGCTGTCGGCGCAGGCTCTGCCGTCGCGCCAGTAG
- a CDS encoding DEAD/DEAH box helicase, with the protein MSPFNKSNSSRPGRPATGQAARGQAAGRKPGSKSPKHRGYRPEADQPKKNRWETAERNASRAQEQADRPGGRRYDRDDRTSGRPNWEPRTPGGSNSRFGGGRDDRDARNGARGGNDRGSRYDRDDRPARGGYDRDDRGSRFGGGRRDERPARGGDDRFRDERPARGADRGDRGGYDRRDDRDRAPRTEGRAPFVRRDDYGSGRPARHDRPARDDRGSRGGFDRDDRRPARDERPGRFDRDDRRSRFSRDERPARGGFDRDERPSRGGFGSDERRPSRGGFTGDDRRGSGREQRGGQSRSDFYPARDEASSWAPEADVKLEKLQAEMVTAAEVEGTTWGDLGLGDNITRQLQAMGAETPFPIQAATIPDVLAGRDVLGRGRTGSGKTIAFGAPLVEKLMENGGGKKRAMGRAPRALILAPTRELALQIDRTVQPIARSVGLFTTQIYGGVPQGRQVGALSRGVDIVIGTPGRIEDLVEQGRLDLSEVVVTVLDEADHMCDLGFLEPVQRIIRETAQLTPAGDRAQKLLFSATLDRGVAKLVDEFLVKPAVHEVAGEDQASATIDHRVLLIEQRDKVRVIEELASGEGKTLVFARTRAFAEQLAEELGDAGIPTTSLHGDLNQGRRTRNLQQLTSGRVNVLVATDVAARGIHVDDISLVIQADMPEEYKTYLHRAGRTGRAGKEGTVVTLITRQRQRKMGELLGRAEISAPMEQVRPGDRLIAEIAGA; encoded by the coding sequence ATGTCTCCCTTCAACAAGAGCAATTCGTCGCGCCCCGGGCGCCCCGCCACCGGCCAGGCCGCCCGCGGTCAGGCCGCCGGCCGCAAGCCCGGCTCGAAGAGCCCGAAGCACCGCGGCTACCGCCCCGAGGCCGACCAGCCCAAGAAGAACCGGTGGGAGACCGCCGAGCGCAACGCCTCCAGGGCGCAGGAGCAGGCGGACCGCCCCGGCGGCCGACGCTACGACCGCGACGACCGCACCTCGGGCCGCCCCAACTGGGAGCCCCGCACGCCCGGCGGCTCGAACTCGCGCTTCGGCGGCGGCCGCGACGACCGTGACGCCCGTAACGGCGCGCGCGGCGGCAACGACCGCGGCTCGCGGTACGACCGTGACGACCGCCCGGCCCGAGGTGGCTACGACCGCGACGACCGCGGCTCGCGCTTCGGCGGCGGACGCCGTGACGAGCGTCCGGCTCGCGGCGGCGACGACCGCTTCCGCGACGAGCGCCCCGCCCGCGGTGCCGACCGCGGCGACCGCGGCGGCTACGACCGTCGCGACGACCGTGACCGCGCGCCCCGCACCGAGGGGCGCGCGCCGTTCGTGCGCCGCGACGACTACGGCTCCGGCCGCCCCGCCCGCCACGACCGACCCGCCCGCGACGACCGCGGCTCACGCGGCGGCTTCGACCGCGACGACCGCCGCCCGGCGCGCGACGAGCGCCCGGGGCGCTTCGACCGCGACGACCGCCGGTCGCGCTTCAGCCGCGACGAGCGGCCGGCGCGCGGCGGCTTCGACCGCGACGAGCGGCCTTCCCGCGGAGGGTTCGGGAGCGACGAGCGTCGTCCTTCCCGCGGCGGGTTCACGGGCGACGACCGGCGCGGCTCCGGACGCGAGCAGCGCGGCGGTCAGAGCCGCAGCGACTTCTACCCGGCGCGCGATGAGGCGAGCTCCTGGGCCCCTGAGGCCGACGTCAAGCTCGAGAAGCTCCAGGCCGAGATGGTGACCGCGGCCGAGGTCGAGGGCACCACGTGGGGCGACCTGGGCCTCGGCGACAACATCACGAGGCAGCTTCAGGCCATGGGCGCCGAGACGCCGTTCCCGATCCAGGCCGCGACGATCCCCGACGTGCTCGCCGGGCGCGACGTGCTCGGCCGTGGCCGCACGGGCTCGGGCAAGACCATCGCCTTCGGCGCTCCGCTGGTCGAGAAGCTCATGGAGAACGGCGGTGGCAAGAAGCGCGCCATGGGGCGTGCGCCGCGCGCGCTAATCCTCGCGCCGACCCGCGAGCTGGCGCTGCAGATCGACCGCACGGTGCAGCCGATCGCCCGCTCGGTCGGGCTCTTCACCACCCAGATCTACGGCGGCGTGCCCCAGGGTCGCCAGGTCGGTGCGCTCAGCCGCGGCGTCGACATCGTCATCGGAACCCCGGGCCGCATCGAGGACCTCGTCGAACAGGGGCGCCTCGACCTCTCGGAGGTCGTCGTCACGGTGCTCGATGAGGCCGACCACATGTGCGACCTCGGGTTCCTCGAGCCGGTGCAGCGGATCATCCGCGAGACGGCGCAGCTCACCCCCGCGGGCGACCGCGCGCAGAAGCTCCTCTTCAGCGCCACGCTCGACCGGGGTGTCGCGAAGCTCGTCGACGAATTCCTGGTGAAGCCCGCAGTGCACGAGGTCGCCGGTGAAGACCAGGCGTCGGCCACGATCGACCACCGCGTGCTTCTCATCGAGCAGCGCGACAAGGTGCGCGTGATCGAAGAGCTCGCGTCGGGCGAGGGCAAGACGCTCGTCTTCGCCCGCACCCGCGCGTTCGCCGAGCAGCTCGCCGAGGAGCTCGGCGACGCCGGGATCCCGACCACGAGCCTCCACGGCGACCTGAACCAGGGGCGCCGCACGCGGAATCTGCAGCAGCTGACCTCGGGCCGCGTCAACGTGCTCGTCGCCACCGACGTTGCCGCGCGCGGAATCCACGTCGACGACATCTCGCTCGTGATCCAGGCCGACATGCCCGAGGAGTACAAGACCTACCTGCACCGCGCCGGCCGCACCGGCCGCGCCGGCAAGGAGGGCACCGTCGTCACGCTGATCACGCGTCAGCGCCAGCGCAAGATGGGCGAGCTGCTCGGTCGCGCCGAGATCTCGGCGCCGATGGAGCAGGTGCGTCCGGGTGATCGGTTGATCGCGGAGATCGCCGGCGCCTAG
- a CDS encoding mycothiol transferase has translation MTPTDLLTDSFSRIPAIIDRATDGLDATALATPPAPGANTIAWLAWHTARGQDVQIAALEGREQTWTLDDWHGRFDLPFGPDEMGYGMSPADVEKVVAPASLLNGYLAGVTQRTLDYLSVVSADDLDDIVDTAWNPPVTRGARLVSIVNDCLQHAGQASYVRGLLDRA, from the coding sequence ATGACGCCGACCGACCTGCTCACCGACTCGTTCAGCCGCATCCCCGCGATCATCGACCGCGCGACCGACGGCCTCGACGCCACGGCGCTGGCGACCCCGCCGGCACCGGGCGCGAACACGATCGCCTGGCTCGCCTGGCACACCGCTCGCGGGCAGGACGTCCAGATCGCCGCCCTCGAGGGTCGCGAGCAGACCTGGACTCTCGACGACTGGCACGGCCGCTTCGACCTGCCGTTCGGGCCGGACGAGATGGGCTACGGCATGAGCCCCGCCGACGTCGAGAAGGTCGTCGCTCCCGCGTCTCTGCTCAACGGCTACCTCGCCGGGGTGACCCAGCGCACGCTCGACTACCTCTCGGTGGTCTCGGCCGACGACCTCGACGACATCGTCGACACGGCCTGGAACCCACCCGTCACCCGCGGCGCCCGCCTCGTCTCGATCGTCAACGACTGTCTTCAGCACGCCGGCCAGGCCTCGTACGTGCGCGGGCTGCTCGATCGGGCGTAG
- a CDS encoding MarR family winged helix-turn-helix transcriptional regulator, which produces MTTSAAPLPAAPLASDAGLTDLLQAFRQMQLQHGRVIVHESEALSMGATDIRALFFIASGNSDGATPKQVAEFLELSTGATTSLVDRLVNAGTLVRQAHPTDRRSVVLHVTEAGQDAVRHVADVYRCALSTAIPESAYTEMAALFRSIALALTEGSGCFSTEK; this is translated from the coding sequence ATGACCACCAGCGCGGCACCGCTCCCCGCGGCCCCCCTCGCCTCCGACGCAGGACTCACCGACCTGCTCCAGGCCTTCCGACAGATGCAGCTGCAGCACGGCCGCGTCATCGTGCACGAGAGCGAAGCGCTCTCGATGGGCGCGACCGACATCCGCGCACTGTTCTTCATCGCGTCGGGCAACTCCGACGGCGCGACGCCGAAGCAGGTCGCGGAGTTCCTCGAGCTCTCGACCGGCGCCACCACCAGCCTCGTCGACCGACTGGTCAACGCCGGCACCCTCGTCCGCCAGGCCCACCCGACCGACCGCCGCAGCGTCGTGCTGCACGTCACCGAGGCCGGGCAGGACGCAGTGCGCCACGTGGCCGACGTCTACCGCTGTGCTCTCTCGACCGCGATCCCCGAGTCGGCCTACACCGAGATGGCCGCGCTGTTCCGGTCGATCGCGCTGGCGCTGACCGAGGGGTCGGGCTGCTTCTCGACCGAGAAGTGA
- a CDS encoding DIP1984 family protein has translation MKLAEALINRADLQRRVEQLRARITANARYQEGEEPAEAASELLVEVTRILDGLEQLIVAINLTNAQTRLDDGRTMTEALAQRDLLRTRHSILVAAADASAGVGDFGGYRQLRSELRQVSALPTARIRAEADDVARRLRELDVLVQRANWEADLAD, from the coding sequence ATGAAGCTCGCCGAAGCGCTCATCAACCGGGCCGACCTGCAGCGCCGCGTCGAGCAGCTCCGCGCCCGGATCACTGCGAACGCCCGGTACCAGGAGGGCGAGGAGCCCGCCGAGGCCGCCTCCGAGCTCCTCGTCGAGGTCACGCGGATCCTCGACGGTCTCGAGCAGCTCATCGTGGCGATCAACCTCACGAACGCGCAGACTCGGCTCGACGACGGCCGCACGATGACCGAGGCGCTCGCCCAGCGCGACCTCCTGCGCACCCGTCACTCGATCCTCGTCGCCGCGGCGGACGCCTCGGCGGGAGTCGGCGACTTTGGCGGCTACCGCCAGCTGCGGAGCGAGCTCCGTCAGGTCAGCGCTCTGCCCACGGCCCGGATCCGCGCCGAGGCCGACGACGTGGCGCGACGCCTCCGCGAGCTCGACGTGCTGGTCCAGCGGGCGAACTGGGAGGCCGATCTGGCGGACTGA
- a CDS encoding copper homeostasis protein CutC: MAPSLRPAPSQAPRDAPGLALEIAVGSPAGALTALEGGADRVELCVGLELGGLTPSQGLLEATVEIGLPVHALIRPRPGDFVFSPSEVDVMEREVRAAVASGAAGVVVGALRPDGTLDPIALERLVEAAGGRDVTLHRAIDQAQDPIVAASQLHGLGITRVLTSGGASRAGDGLATLARIVEVAGPVEVMAGGGVDVSDVPALRGLGVDAVHLSAKRTAERAGGSWVSLGSQATEAAGDSYFITDDSIVMAARKALDAVA, encoded by the coding sequence ATGGCTCCGTCGCTCCGCCCCGCACCGTCGCAGGCCCCGCGAGACGCTCCCGGTCTCGCGCTCGAGATCGCCGTCGGCTCGCCGGCGGGCGCTCTCACCGCCCTCGAGGGCGGCGCCGACCGCGTCGAGCTCTGCGTCGGGCTCGAGCTCGGCGGGCTCACGCCGTCGCAGGGCCTGCTCGAGGCCACCGTCGAGATCGGGCTGCCGGTGCACGCGCTGATCCGGCCGCGGCCCGGCGACTTCGTGTTCTCGCCGAGCGAGGTCGACGTCATGGAGCGCGAGGTCCGTGCGGCCGTCGCCTCGGGTGCCGCCGGCGTGGTCGTCGGCGCCCTCCGCCCCGACGGCACCCTCGATCCGATCGCCCTCGAAAGGCTGGTCGAGGCAGCAGGCGGTCGCGACGTGACCCTGCACCGCGCCATCGACCAGGCGCAGGATCCGATCGTCGCCGCCTCACAGCTGCACGGCCTGGGCATCACCCGCGTCCTCACGTCCGGCGGAGCGTCGCGCGCCGGAGACGGTCTCGCCACCCTCGCCCGCATCGTGGAGGTCGCCGGGCCCGTCGAGGTGATGGCCGGGGGCGGCGTCGACGTCTCGGACGTCCCGGCGCTCCGCGGGCTGGGGGTCGACGCAGTTCACCTGTCGGCGAAGCGGACCGCCGAGCGGGCGGGGGGATCCTGGGTCTCGCTGGGTTCCCAGGCGACCGAGGCCGCGGGCGACAGCTACTTCATCACCGACGACTCGATCGTGATGGCTGCGCGGAAGGCCCTCGACGCGGTCGCCTAG